The Oncorhynchus masou masou isolate Uvic2021 chromosome 13, UVic_Omas_1.1, whole genome shotgun sequence genomic interval CTGTCCAGTTCTGGAGTGCTGGTTTGTCCAGGAGAAACCAGGTCGAGGTGGGGGATTCCCTGCTGCAATGATTCAGGAGAAGTCACTGCTGTATATCAGTACAGAGAGTGAACAAACCAAGTCACAGCAGGGACCATCTGCAGACATCAGCCATGATAGAGTCTACTACATCACTGGTCAGTACTTATACATTGTACATTACGTAGGACAATCTCTTTAGAAATTATGTAGTATTTGAATGACAAACCAGTCGCTGTTAAGTGCACTCCGTCAATTTGGTGTTACAGCTCAACAATTCGCCATCCTCTAACACCAAGCCTCTCATTTAAGTTATACAAGACTACAAGAGTGTTGTCGTTTTAGGCAGAGCGTTTCagaaaaataaatgttatttCATTGAAAGGACCACCTCTACAGacaaatctccctctctctcatcagaTCCAGCAGCCATCCTCTGCAGTTCCTCTCTGCACCCACCAGAGGGCTCAGTCCATAAACCACAGTGTGAGATAAACCCCTTCATGCCCCAGCCCTCCACCGTTCAATGGGCAGTCCCGCTCACTGACTCTGCCCACAGTCCTATCTACCTGCAAGCTGACTGGTACTCTGCAGCCTTGCAGGGCCTGGACGGACAGCTGGCCCTATCCAGTGTCATGCGTGCTCCCACGGCAACCAAGGAACCCACTGGTAAAGTGCCCTATGATTGAAAAAGAATTACATTCTTCTTGAGCAAGTGTTGTTAAAGTCAGATTGTTGTATTTAACCATTACAAGTGTTAAAGATGGACTTCGAATCAAAATTGTATACAGTTACCAACACCACAGTGATAATGACTTATTATTaactggggctcccgagtggcgcagtggtctaagtcactgcatctcagtgctagaggcatcactacatctcagtgctagaggcgtcactacagacaccctggttcgaatccaggccatgattaggagtcccataggccggtgcacaattggcccagcgtcgtccgggtttggccggtgtaggccgtcattgtaaataagaatttgttcttaactgacttgtaaaATATTGAAAAGAAAGTAATTTAAATGAATTTGTCGTATGCCATGAAGAAGTATAGAATCCAGTGATGTTTATTACTACGCAATGTCACAGATAAAGCAGTGTGAAAGTTTAAtgtctctctcctacccctctctctcccagtggtGCTCAGTGTGTCCAGTCGAACCCCCTTGGTCCATTCCAGACTCGGGGAACCGGTGGTTCTAGACTGTGGGTTCTGGGCGGaagcctcttctcctctctctggctcGGGCTTCGCCGTGGAGTGGCGCTACCAGTTCAGGGGCGATGGCCGTCTGGTCCTGGCCTACGACGGCAAGACTGACCGATTTGCCGAGACCAAGGAAAAGGGAGCGGGGCTAGACTTCACGGCTCTGCATGAGACAGGAAATGCCTCACTGATCCTGCAGGAAGCTGAAGTGCGCCACACAGGGACCTACATCTGCACGGCGTACTTGCCCTATCTCCTGGCTCAGGTGGCAGTGGAGCTGGAGATTGTAGGTGAGGAGAGATGAATACGCTTGATTAGTCTGCCAATACTAAAGCGTTGCAATGTTTGTTTTAGACCTGTAGAATTTCAAccactatgtatagtatattcactgtaataactactgtaactccatatacagtacattagaaAACATGGCATTTATATGTATCCTCCTCTTACCTCATTCTCTCACTCCtatttctccctctatctctcccagaGCCTCCGTCCctctccatcttcccctccccgctccctctctccgTGCCCGGACAGGTGGTGAAGGTGCAATGCGAGGCGTCAGgattcttccccctctccctggaGTTCTACTGGGAGTTAACAGGGCCTGACGGTAAGGTCAGGCCCCTGGGTCAGGGCAGCGTGACAGGCCACAGGCAGGGCCCAGACAACACCTACAGCCAGACCACCCGTCTGGATTTAGACTCAGCCAAGCTGGACCTTGGCCGTGGAGGGGAGGTCACCTGTGTGGCCGTCCATCCTGGAGGCACCCGGCGGGCCAGCGTCACCCTCAATGTCATCGGTGAGAGATAATTTAATAGAGCTGCATTGAGTTGATGGATGTTGCTCCTGGGTTCACTGATTCAGAGCCTGATATTTGTATCCCTGTAGAGGTAAAGGTTAGGATTGGGATAAGGGAATCAATCTGTGGTTAGGGGCAATTTCTACCTCAAGCAATGTTCTTTACATTCCATACATGGGTCCATATAGCATAGTCTCTAGGCCTACCAGTATAATAAAGCAATAAGGCCctagggggtgtggtatatggccaacataccaTTGCTAAGTGCTGTTCTTTGCACGACACAACGCCAcctgcctggatacagcccttagccgtggtagattggccatttaccacaaaccccagaggttcCTTATTGCtaatataaactggttaccaatgtaattagagcaataaaaatgtatattttgtcatacctgtggtatacctactgatataccacggctgtcagccaatcagcattcagggcttgaacagCCCAGGTTATAATTTCTGATATGCAATTACATTGATCTGAAAAGTCAAATACATTTGACTTGACACGTCACAACTTATCCTGAGTATGTCTTAAATGTACTCTCTATCTCTTCATCCCAATCAGGTGTTAATGGTCCCTCCATTGAAGACTCCATGGCGATGGTTGCCGTGGCCCTGGGGCTCTATGGTTTGATCAAGATCGTCTCCTGGACATTTAGCTCTGGTAACTATAATCGGTTTGAACAAAGATACACAAAAAAAAGATGTTGAAGCCGTGAAGCTACAGTGTGAATTTGGATCTTTCGAATTCATTTGGATCTTGTGTGTCAATCTAATGCTTGACCTTGTCTTGCCTTTATAGGGTCCGATGATACTAACTCACAAGAGAAGGTAATTGCGCTTTCGTAAATGTCGTCAGACATATTTTGTAGTTAAGTGTAACTACTATGTGTCTATGTATATTTCCCAGCTAACACTGTCTTGCCCAAATTGGTTCTATCTCAAGCTGTATCCCTCTAGTTAAAACTCCAGCCCCTGGattgtcaatcaatcaaatgtatttactaTGGATTACTATGTAATATGATGACATTATCTGTTATGTAGGCCCTTGGATTTCTCCCATTGTCTTTTTTTGTTAGTTTACACACTTTGGGCTCATCCTTATCCTCTCTCAATTACAGAAAGTGAAGTAAATGTGGAAACACCTGggatgagtgtgagtgtgtaatGGAACCAACAAAGCTGGAATTTCAGGAATAAAAGTGCACCGTTTTGTGGAAGGTGGTACACGGAAAGAAGATATTGAGTTTCTGACAGCAGTTGAAAATGAACGATCTAACAAGTGGTCGGGAGAATAAAAATATTTGATTGGGTGACTGATTTAAATATTGACATATTTAAATACGTTTATACAACTGTGAATTCCTCTGTAGAAGAACTCAAGAGACTTGTGCACATGAGCGTATGTACATATGGATGTAGATAGTTGTGTGTTGTGTTATTAGTGGTTCTATTGGGTTAATTGACCCTGGAATTAAAGATTGAACCCTATCATTATTGGCTCTTCTATTGATTCTGAAGGTGAACATAAGACAAAATCCTTTCAATTGGAATTAGTAATTCGCTGGAAGTGTGTTTATATATTGTTTTCATTTAGTTTGTTTAGggttttatttcattttatcTTGCCTTGTATAGACGGTATATAGGCTATAGTGATGTTTTGTTTTTTGCTATTGATGTTGCTACCACCACAACAGAATTGTTAGATTAGTGTATTTGCCAGGAATGAGCAACAACTTTGAGCAAATGAGGACTATTTGTGATGGGATGTAATAACTTCTTAATCTTCAAAGCATTTTCCCCGTTGTTGAATTTGTGTTATTGGTCATAAGTAGATAAGAAGTACTTATCATATGAAAGTCCTAGGATCTTTTGTTTAGGGGTGCTTCTGCTTCCACACAATTTGACTCACGGATGTGAATACTCAATGTTTTCCTTGGTCATAACCTAGCTGACTAAACTCAACTCCACGATTTAGAATGGAGTTGAGCGGCGACGAGTTTGTGCATCAAGTCTCAGTCAGTGGATTCTTGTAAAAATGTACATTCTTCCCACCCTGTACATGTTTGTCCTGTGTCTCtgttattttttgtgtgtgttttaatttATCGTTTTTGATTAAAGTACCGTTTAATGTGATGTCTGTCAAACTGCACCCGTATCCACTGTTTTTCAATGGAGTAGGAAGTTACTTTATGCACTACCACTCTATACTCttttatatatatagatatatatatatgattgaaAAACACGCAGatacacaggacaaacacagtcTCAAGGTAGGCATTAAAGAATGGCCTTTTTTTTTTAGACTGACAAGTGTATTCAGTCCAAACTCGTCGCTGCTGGATTTGGCCTAGTTTTAACCATATGGTTGTACTGTCAGTTGCAAGGAGCGCAACTGTATTCGCCTAATCACTTAATCCAAATGAAATACACATTCTTCTTATTTGTTTATGTTAATGCTATCAATATTTATCGTACGAGTCTCAGAAAAACAAAATAACGAATTTGTTTAGGtaaatgcactatgcagaaat includes:
- the tapbp.1 gene encoding TAP binding protein (tapasin), tandem duplicate 1; its protein translation is MANISTIYKLSFLAFTYFIQVYGTSCPVLECWFVQEKPGRGGGFPAAMIQEKSLLYISTESEQTKSQQGPSADISHDRVYYITDPAAILCSSSLHPPEGSVHKPQCEINPFMPQPSTVQWAVPLTDSAHSPIYLQADWYSAALQGLDGQLALSSVMRAPTATKEPTVVLSVSSRTPLVHSRLGEPVVLDCGFWAEASSPLSGSGFAVEWRYQFRGDGRLVLAYDGKTDRFAETKEKGAGLDFTALHETGNASLILQEAEVRHTGTYICTAYLPYLLAQVAVELEIVEPPSLSIFPSPLPLSVPGQVVKVQCEASGFFPLSLEFYWELTGPDGKVRPLGQGSVTGHRQGPDNTYSQTTRLDLDSAKLDLGRGGEVTCVAVHPGGTRRASVTLNVIGVNGPSIEDSMAMVAVALGLYGLIKIVSWTFSSGSDDTNSQEKKVK